Genomic DNA from Pseudomonadota bacterium:
GATACTGTCAACTCTTTTCTGCAAATTTCTCTATAGGGTTTATTCTCAACGGTTTTCATCATCTTCAATTACGCTGCCTTTGCATATTTTGATGCCCTAATGTTATCAAGTATTGTCTTTGCCTCATGTGTCATTACAACCCCATACCAGTTGAGTTCTTTTAGTTGCCACCAGACCATAGTAAGAGCTCTTGTTTCCTCCTGGAATCTGCCTATTGTTCTGGTTCTTCTTTTTACTTCACAGAAGCTCCTCTCTGCCACATTGGTAGTCCTTATCCTTTTTCTGTGGGTGTAGGGGTATTTATAATAGGTAAGGCATGATTCTATATCATCAAGAAGACATTCAAGTGCAGAAGGATACTTTTTACCCCAGTCTTTCTTAAAGAGGTTTATTGCCTCAAGGGCATGTTCATAGGTGGAAGCATAGAATATCTTTCGTATAGAGTCTTTTACATTGTCTTTATCAGATTTGAGGACCTTATCAAGGATATTTTCTGTTTTATGTTTTGTGCATCGTTGTATATCAGATGTAGGAAATACCTCATCCACTGCCTTTATTAATCCAGGGCAACCATCAATAACTGTTAATAAGGGTTCATTAAGTCCCCTCTGTATGAGATCATCAAGGAAGTATTTCCATGAACTATAGGATTCCTTATTGCCGAGTGATACGCCTATAAGTTCACGGCTTCCATCTTCCAAGAAACCCCAGGCAATGAGGATTGCCTCTTTTTCTGTGGTATTTTTTCTTACCCCAAGCCTTATACCATCAAGGATAAGATATAATACAGGGGTTTGTGATAGATCTCTCTTTTTCCAGGCATTGAATTCTACCACTATCTTTTTGCTTATCTTTATCACATTCTGGTGGGAGAGGCCTCTTGTGCCAAGGAGTTTACCTACTGCCTTTTTAACCTTTCTTGTGGAGAGACCATGCATATAGAGAAGGGGTATGGTCTCCTCAATTTCTTTTATCCGTGTAAGATAGGGAGGGAGAAGCTGTGAGTGAAAGGGTATATCTGTATTCCTTACCTGAGGCATCTCTATCTCTATATCACCACATCCTGTTTTTATAGTTCTGGGTTTAAAACCACT
This window encodes:
- a CDS encoding IS256 family transposase, with protein sequence MKKSVSKKMKEVIEKHMGEMNHVSSIMELTHTGARMMLQIAIEEELKAFIGRDYYERRTDNQKGLRSGFKPRTIKTGCGDIEIEMPQVRNTDIPFHSQLLPPYLTRIKEIEETIPLLYMHGLSTRKVKKAVGKLLGTRGLSHQNVIKISKKIVVEFNAWKKRDLSQTPVLYLILDGIRLGVRKNTTEKEAILIAWGFLEDGSRELIGVSLGNKESYSSWKYFLDDLIQRGLNEPLLTVIDGCPGLIKAVDEVFPTSDIQRCTKHKTENILDKVLKSDKDNVKDSIRKIFYASTYEHALEAINLFKKDWGKKYPSALECLLDDIESCLTYYKYPYTHRKRIRTTNVAERSFCEVKRRTRTIGRFQEETRALTMVWWQLKELNWYGVVMTHEAKTILDNIRASKYAKAA